One Mercurialis annua linkage group LG3, ddMerAnnu1.2, whole genome shotgun sequence DNA window includes the following coding sequences:
- the LOC126672252 gene encoding uncharacterized protein LOC126672252, whose product MKLTRPDQFKEALVRFSIQERRELKLVRNTQKEVRAKCVRTSCPFQIYASEETESKAFLVKTYNPEHTCMVTFKNRRVTTKWLAKNYLCKYKSLARMRLVDLQSLMRTDLRLAMSLTKVKRAVFQANLILEGEVKEEFTLLWDYLEEIRRSNVGSTAVMKVERPLPESLPMFQRLYINFDCLKKGLLHGCRRVIGLDGCFLKGNVKGEILAAVGRDGNNQMFPVAWALVDTERRETWDWFIQLLADDLGLNLGQDGLLSLINKR is encoded by the coding sequence ATGAAACTAACTAGACCAGATCAGTTCAAAGAAGCTCTTGTAAGATTTTCAATTCAAGAGAGAAGGGAGCTTAAGCTTGTGAGAAACACACAGAAGGAAGTTAGGGCTAAATGTGTTAGGACTTCATGCCCTTTTCAGATTTATGCTTCTGAGGAAACAGAAAGCAAAGCATTTTTGGTCAAGACCTACAATCCAGAGCATACTTGCATGGTTACATTCAAGAATAGAAGAGTGACTACTAAGTGGTTGGCTAAGAATTACTTGTGCAAATACAAGTCCCTTGCACGCATGAGATTAGTTGACTTGCAATCCTTAATGAGAACTGATCTTAGGTTAGCCATGAGCTTAACTAAAGTAAAAAGGGCTGTCTTTCAAGCAAATCTAATACTTGAAGGTGAGGTTAAGGAAGAGTTTACATTGTTATGGGATTACCTTGAAGAGATTAGAAGATCAAATGTTGGCAGCACAGCTGTTATGAAAGTTGAAAGACCTTTGCCTGAGTCTTTGCCAATGTTTCAGAGGTTATACATCAATTTTGACTGTTTGAAGAAAGGATTGCTACATGGATGTAGAAGGGTGATTGGGCTAGATGGATGCTTTCTGAAAGGAAATGTTAAAGGAGAGATTCTAGCAGCTGTTGGGAGGGATGGAAACAATCAAATGTTTCCAGTGGCTTGGGCTCTAGTTGACACAGAAAGAAGAGAAACATGGGACTGGTTCATCCAGTTGCTTGCAGATGATCTTGGACTCAATCTAGGTCAGGATGGGTTATTATCACTGATTAACAAAAGGTAA